A window from Numida meleagris isolate 19003 breed g44 Domestic line chromosome 21, NumMel1.0, whole genome shotgun sequence encodes these proteins:
- the TM2D2 gene encoding TM2 domain-containing protein 2 → MAPRRGGPLGYVLLCGQAVLLLGNLLLLHGASRGLPHNGSEPEAPGPEPPAATWAYSDPRAPLVLCTYLPEEFVECEEPVDHGGNATAQQELGHGCVKFGGQAHGDVDHTRVQCRALDGIECAEPRSFLRGSRPCVRYTGHYFITTLLYSFFLGCFGVDRFCLGHTGTAVGKLLTLGGLGIWWFVDLILLITGGLMPSDGSNWCTVY, encoded by the exons ATGGCGCCGCGGCGCGGCGGGCCGCTGGGCTACGTGCTACTGTGCGGGCAGGCGGTGCTGCTGCTCGGCAACCTGCTGCTGCTACACGGCGCCTCGCGCGGCCTCCCGCACAACGGCAGCGAGCCAGAGGCGCCGGGCCCGGAGCCGCCTGCTGCCACCTGGGCCTACAGCGACCCGCGGGCGCCGCTCGTCCTCTGCACGTACCT CCCCGAGGAGTTCGTGGAGTGCGAGGAGCCGGTGGACCACGGCGGGAACGCGACAGcgcagcaggagctgggccaCGGCTGCGTGAAG TTCGGCGGACAGGCGCATGGCGACGTGGACCACACGCGGGTGCAGTGCCGGGCCCTGGACGGCATCGAGTGCGCCGAGCCGCGGAGCTTCCTGCGGGGCAGCCGGCCCTGCGTCAG GTACACCGGCCATTACTTCATCACTACTTTGCTCTACTCATTTTTTCTGGGGTGCTTTGGAGTGGATCGCTTCTGCCTGGGCCATACGGGCACCGCTGTGGGGAAGCTGCTGACTCTGGGGGGTCTTGGGATCTGGTGGTTTGTGGACCTGATCCTCCTCATCACTGGGGGGCTGATGCCCAGTGATGGCAGCAATTGGTGCACTGTGTACTGA